One part of the Populus alba chromosome 18, ASM523922v2, whole genome shotgun sequence genome encodes these proteins:
- the LOC118051126 gene encoding probable WRKY transcription factor 32 gives MQEQNKDPKEDSNIGFNCDCSSFSQSLKKVISNSPVGFQGGNEMFQQDACAGTKPEADRVQLEHQAECANTSSEVLSLTPAVISVPYSASVPQKPMSMRALGLVINQKNSDCETRHPHVVESPPADGYNWRKYGRKLVKGSKNLRSYYRCVYSSCHAKKKVQHCDRSGRVVDVVYIGDHHHDPPQEKRIRVVSSAKHTIGSQVVDPSVQKLVGLDISVCSADGRHSSLNVPESEQQSSSISNGNAGARIKEKSDDETESKRCSGSSAVGPQQNGSCGIASTQVQEKHGAEPRLKIRIKERSAPCSVPVWKTMKEPEIIIHTVSDDGSSNDGYRWRKYGQKMLKGNSLVRSYYRCSSSACPAHKHVERATDDATSTTVTYEGKHDHDMPAPKKRQCSESRLISPAASTDDARCKKNRSLSSRMPSSRCSVDGEVDMMGEKISKLGGEQALESAQTLLSIGIDLKPR, from the exons ATGCAAGAACAGAACAAAGATCCTAAAGAAGATTCTAATATTGGCTTTAACTGTGATTGCTCTTCTTTTTCCCAGTCACTCAAAAAAGTTATTTCCAATTCACCAGTTGGATTTCAG GGGGGAAATGAGATGTTCCAACAGGATGCTTGTGCGGGGACAAAACCTGAAGCAGACCGGGTACAGTTAGAACATCAAGCTGAATGTGCAAATACTTCTAGTGAAGTATTGTCACTTACACCAGCTGTAATATCTGTCCCATATTCAGCATCTGTACCACAAAAGCCAATGTCAATGCGTGCACTTGGGCTAGTAATAAACCAGAAAAATTCTGACTGTGAGACCAGACATCCACACGTTGTGGAATCACCCCCTGCTGATGGCTATAACTGGAGGAAGTATGGCCGGAAGCTGGTGAAGGGTTCTAAAAATTTGAGAAGCTACTATAGATGTGTCTATTCTAGTTGCCATGCTAAGAAGAAGGTTCAACATTGTGATCGATCTGGTCGTGTCGTTGATGTTGTTTATATAGGTGACCACCATCATGATCCTCCTCAAGAGAAACGCATCAGGGTTGTATCATCTGCTAAGCATACCATAGGCAGTCAAGTTGTAGATCCTTCGGTTCAGAAGTTAGTAGGGTTAGATATTTCTGTCTGTTCAGCTGATGGCAGACATTCATCTCTCAATGTGCCTGAATCAGAACAACAGAGTTCAAGCATTTCAAATGGAAATGCTGGAGCTAGGATTAAAGAGAAAAGTGATGATGAGACAGAGTCAAAACGATG CTCTGGTTCAAGTGCAGTGGGACCCCAACAAAATGGCTCCTGTGGGATTGCTAGTACTCAGGTTCAGGAGAAACATGGTGCTGAACCACGACTGAAAATAAG GATTAAAGAAAGAAGTGCACCATGTTCAGTTCCTGTCTGGAAAACTATGAAGGAGCCTGAAATCATTATACACACTGTTTCTGATGACGGAAGCTCAAATGATGGCTATCGATGGCGCAAGTATGGTCAGAAAATGTTGAAGGGGAATTCATTAGTAAG GAGCTATTACAGATGCTCATCTTCAGCATGCCCTGCTCATAAGCATGTTGAGAGGGCCACAGATGATGCCACATCCACCACAGTAACATACGAAGGGAAACATGACCATGATATGCCAGCACCTAAGAAAAGACAATGTTCAGAAAGTCGTCTTATTTCCCCAGCTGCTTCCACAGATGATGCCCGCTGCAAGAAAAACAGAAGCTTATCTAGTCGAATGCCCTCGAGCAGGTGCTCAGTAGACGGTGAAGTAGATATGATGGGTGAGAAGATCTCGAAGCTTGGAGGTGAGCAGGCATTAGAATCAGCTCAAACCCTTCTTAGCATTGGAATTGATCTCAAGCCTCGCTGA
- the LOC118051127 gene encoding ribosomal RNA small subunit methyltransferase, mitochondrial, with translation MNTQLKKRNLIQFYLIQSILRQNSLRQLRTKPTHHHNDKYRTRSTEEDNQQDDLFLYKSKGQHLLTNQRILDSIVRKSSVNPTDTVLEIGPGTGNLTLKLLDVASKVVAVEIDKRMVEVLNKRVKDHGFEDKLSVIREDALKAEFPKFDLVVANIPYGISSPLVVKLVYGANPFRSATLLLQKEFARRLLAKPGDSEFNRLAVNVKLVADVEFVMDVSKRDFFPVPKVDSSVVIIRPKDHIPDVNLDEWRAFTKNCFGKKNKTLGATFKQKKKVIELFRLSKMTSSNGEEINRNQYVCADDDGDNEEESDGEECHSSSCADRELLLFKEKIIEVLKAGSFEDKRPSKLCNEELLCLLSMLNQSGIYFHEQTKPRNVDNVAFAAAYS, from the exons atgaatactcagttgaagaagagaaatctAATCCAATTCTACCTTATCCAATCCATTCTCAGACAAAACTCTCTCCGACAACTTCGTACCAAGCCAACCCATCATCACAATGACAAATACAGAACTAGAAGCACAGAAGAAGACAACCAACAAGACGACTTATTCTTGTACAAAAGCAAAGGCCAGCACTTGCTCACTAACCAGAGGATTCTAGACTCTATTGTTAGAAAATCTTCAGTAAACCCTACCGACACTGTCCTCGAAATTGGACCAGGAACTGGAAACCTCACTCTTAAGCTTCTTGATGTTGCTTCGAAGGTTGTTGCTGTTGAAATTGATAAAAGGATGGTTGAGGTTCTTAATAAACGTGTGAAGGACCATGGATTCGAAGATAAACTGAGT GTTATTCGAGAGGATGCATTGAAGGCTGAGTTTCCCAAATTTGATCTTGTTGTGGCCAACATTCCTTATGGGATATCTTCGCCTCTCGTGGTTAAATTGGTGTATGGGGCGAATCCATTTCGAAGTGCCACACTTCTTCTTCAGAAAGAATTTGCACGGCGGTTGTTGGCAAAGCCTGGAGATTCTGAGTTTAATAGATTGGCTGTGAATGTGAAGTTGGTAGCAGATGTGGAGTTTGTGATGGATGTAAGCAAGAGGGATTTTTTCCCCGTTCCAAAAGTTGATTCTTCTGTGGTTATCATTCGGCCAAAAGATCATATTCCTGATGTGAATCTTGATGAATGGCGGGCATTCACGAAAAATTGTTTTGGGAAGAAGAATAAGACTTTGGGGGCAACATTTaagcagaagaagaaggtgaTAGAACTATTCAGATTATCGAAAATGACGAGCTCTAATGGAGAAGAAATTAACAGGAACCAGTATGTTTGTGCGGATGATGATGGGGACAATGAGGAGGAGAGTGATGGAGAAGAGTGCCATTCATCTTCTTGCGCAGATAGAGAGTTGCTTTTGTTCAAGGAGAAGATCATTGAGGTTCTAAAAGCTGGTAGTTTTGAAGATAAGAGACCTTCAAAGCTGTGTAACGAGGAGTTACTGTGCTTACTTTCCATGCTCAATCAATCTGGAATATACTTTCATGAGCAAACAAAGCCAAGGAATGTAGATAATGTAGCATTTGCTGCTGCTTACAGTTGA
- the LOC118051125 gene encoding DNA-directed RNA polymerases IV and V subunit 2 — translation MGASSDYMEDVGPSSKGEVDDMDMDMDEDLMDTTNLNELGKETLQSFCKKAASLFFDEYGLISHQINSYNAFINSGLQRVFDSFGEVAVEPGYDSSKQKDGEWKRASVRFGKVTLDRPSFWGGTSSDAEHNMFPRHARLQNMTYSARMKIHVDVQVFTQTVGRSDKFKTGIDKVVQKNVVHTENREIIIGRIPVMVKSDLCWLTTVEKGDCDFDHGGYFLIKGAEKVFIAQEQICMKRLWISNNQGWTVSYKSEVKRNRLIVRLVELSKLEYIKGEKKGLCVYFLSTEIPLWILFFALGVRSDKEVIDLIDYDSNDASIVNIFFASIHDSDEKCEHFRREDRALDYVDKLLKKTRFPPKESIEDAISAYLFPRLNSRWHKARFLGYMVKCLLEAYTGHRKCDNRDSFRNKRFELASELLERELKVHVSHALRRMTKALQRDLYGDRDVHPIEHYLDASIVTNGLTRAFSTGAWCHPFKWMERVSGVVGNLGRANPLQTMIDLRKTRQQVLYTGKVGDARYPHPSHWGRVCFLSTPDGENCGLVKNLAVTGVVSTNISESLVDKLFDSGMEELVDDTYTKLDGKHKVFLNGEWVGVCEDSCLVVGELRSMRRRRELPYQVEIKRDEQQREVRIFSDAGRILRPLLVVENLDKIKAFKGGNYIFTSLLDKGIIEFIGTEEEEDCCTAWGIKFLLADIEGKQPMKYTHCELDMSFLLGLSCGIIPFANHDHARRVLYQAQKHSQQAIGFSTTNPNIRVDTLSHQLHYPQRPLFRTMISDCLGKPGYPLGHNAVLPKPELFNGQNAIVAVNVHLGYNQEDSLVMNRASLERGMFRSEHIRSYKAEVDNKELTDKRRKSEDSITFGKIQSKIGRVDSLDDDGFPFIGANMQSGDIVIGKCAESGADHSVKLKHTERGMVQKVVLSSNDEGKNFAVVSLRQVRSPCLGDKFSSMHGQKGVLGFLESQENFPFTIQGVVPDIVINPHAFPSRQTPGQLLEAALGKGIACGGSKRYATPFSTLSVDDIIDQLHRANFSRWGNERVYNGRTGEMVRSLIFMGPTFYQRLVHMAEDKVKFRNTGPVHPLTRQPVADRKRFGGIKFGEMERDCLIAHGASANLHERLFTLSDSSEMHICQKCKNVANVIQRAVPGGRKIRGPYCRVCESVDDLIKVSVPYGAKLLCQELFSMGISLKFDTRVS, via the exons ATGGGTGCATCATCAGATTACATGGAGGATGTGGGTCCGAGTAGTAAGGGTGAGGTTGATGATATGGATATGGATATGGATGAGGATTTGATGGACACAACTAACTTAAATGAACTGGGGAAAGAAACTTTGCAAAGTTTCTGTAAGAAGGCAGCATCTTTGTTTTTTGATGAGTATGGTCTCATCAGTCACCAAATCAACTCATATAATGCTTTCATCAACAGTGGACTCCAGAGGGTCTTTGATTCATTTGGTGAGGTTGCTGTTGAGCCTGGATATGACTCATCTAAGCAGAAGGATGGTGAATGGAAACGTGCATCAGTTAGGTTTGGAAAGGTCACCCTTGATCGACCAAGTTTTTGGGGTGGTACTTCAAGTGATGCTGAGCATAATATGTTTCCCAGACATGCCAGACTTCAGAATATGACATATTCAGCGAGAATGAAAATTCATGTCGATGTTCAG GTATTCACACAAACTGTTGGTAGAAGTGACAAGTTCAAGACAGGGATAGACaaagttgttcaaaagaatGTTGTTCATACTGAAAACAGGGAAATCATTATTGGAAGGATCCCTGTTATGGTGAAGTCTGACCTTTGCTGGCTGACAACAGTTGAAAAGGGGGATTGCGATTTTGATCATGGAGGCTATTTTTTGATCAAAGGTGCAGAGAAG GTGTTCATTGCACAAGAGCAAATTTGTATGAAGAGACTTTGGATTTCAAATAATCAGGGCTGGACCGTTTCATACAAATCTGAAGTTAAGAGGAACAGGTTGATTGTTAGACTAGTGGAGCTCTCTAAATTAGAATACattaaaggagaaaagaaaggCCTCTGTGTATACTTCTTGTCGACAGAGATCCCTTTATGGATATTGTTTTTTGCCCTTGGTGTAAGGTCTGACAAAGAAGTGATAGATTTGATTGATTATGACAGCAATGATGCCAGCATTGTGAATATATTCTTTGCCTCAATTCATGATTCAGATGAGAAATGTGAGCATTTTCGTAGGGAGGACAGAGCACTTGATTATGTGGATAAACTCTTAAAAAAGACCAGATTCCCACCAAAAGAATCTATTGAAGATGCCATTAGTGCATATCTGTTTCCCAGGCTTAATAGCCGCTGGCACAAGGCTCGTTTTCTTGGATACATGGTGAAGTGTCTTTTGGAGGCCTATACCGGCCACAGGAAATGTGACAACAGGGATAGTTTTAGAAACAAGAGGTTTGAGTTGGCTAGCGAGTTGCTTGAACGAGAGCTAAAAGTGCATGTTTCACATGCACTCAGGCGCATGACTAAGGCTTTGCAGAGAGACCTATATGGAGACCGTGATGTGCACCCAATAGAACACTATTTGGATGCTTCAATAGTGACCAATGGTTTGACGAGAGCATTCTCAACTGGGGCATGGTGTCATCCTTTCAAGTGGATGGAAAGGGTTTCCGGAGTTGTGGGAAATCTTGGGCGTGCAAATCCATTGCAAACGATGATAGATCTGCGGAAAACAAGGCAGCAAGTTCTGTACACAGGAAAGGTTGGAGATGCCAGATACCC CCACCCTTCTCATTGGGGTAGAGTTTGCTTTCTCTCTACTCCAGATGGTGAAAACTGTGGCCTTGTAAAAAACTTGGCTGTCACTGGAGTTGTCAGTACCAATATATCAGAATCTCTAGTTGATAAATTGTTTGATAGTGGGATGGAGGAACTGGTTGATGATACTTACActaaactggatgggaagcatAAGGTGTTTCTAAATGGCGAATGGGTTGGAGTCTGCGAAGATTCTTGTTTGGTTGTTGGTGAGCTAAGAAGCATGAGACGCAGGAGAGAATTGCCCTATCAG GTGGAAATCAAAAGGGATGAACAACAGAGAGAAGTACGCATATTTTCTGATGCTGGAAGGATCTTACGCCCTCTTTTAGTTGTTGAGaatttggataaaataaaagcatttaAAGGGGGAAATTACATCTTCACTTCTCTTCTGGACAAGGGGATTATTGAGTTTATTGGAACAGAAGAGGAAGAGGACTGTTGTACTGCATGGGgcattaaatttcttttagcAGATATTGAGGGGAAGCAACCTATGAAGTATACACACTGTGAACTTGACATGTCCTTTCTATTAGGTTTGAGTTGTGGAATTATTCCCTTTGCCAATCATGACCATGCACGAAGGGTCCTGTACCAAGCTCAAAAACATTCTCAACAGGCTATTGGATTTTCCACAACAAATCCCAACATCAGAGTTGACACCTTGTCTCACCAATTGCATTACCCCCAAAGGCCTCTATTTCGGACAATGATTTCTGATTGTCTCGGTAAACCAGGATACCCACTCGGTCATAATGCAGTACTGCCAAAGCCAGAGTTGTTTAATGGTCAGAATGCTATAGTGGCAGTTAATGTTCATCTGGGTTACAACCAAGAGGATTCGTTGGTAATGAATCGTGCTTCTTTAGAGCGTGGTATGTTTCGCTCTGAGCACATTAGAAGCTACAAGGCAGAGGTGGACAACAAGGAGCTAACTGACAAGAGGCGGAAGTCTGAGGATTCTATTACTTTTGGGAAAATACAAAGTAAAATTGGACGGGTTGACAGCCTTGACGATGATGGATTTCCTTTTATTGGTGCTAATATGCAAAGTGGTGATATTGTGATAGGGAAGTGTGCAGAATCTGGGGCAGATCATAGTGTAAAACTGAAGCACACGGAAAGGGGCATGGTTCAGAAAGTGGTATTGTCATCTAATGATGAGGGAAAGAATTTTGCTGTGGTGTCTTTGAGACAg GTTCGATCTCCTTGTCTTGGAGACAAGTTCTCAAGCATGCATGGGCAAAAGGGTGTTCTGGGCTTCTTGGAGTCTCAGGAGAACTTCCCTTTCACAATTCAAGGAGTTGTTCCTGATATTGTAATAAACCCACATGCGTTTCCGTCACGACAAACTCCTGGTCAACTATTAGAGGCTGCTTTAGGAAAGGGAATTGCCTGTGGTGGCTCAAAGAGATACGCTACCCCTTTCTCCACTCTCTCGGTTGATGACATCATAGACCAGCTTCACAG GGCTAATTTTTCAAGATGGGGAAATGAAAGAGTCTACAATGGTCGAACTGGTGAAATGGTCCGTTCTCTCATATTTATGGGTCCAACATTCTATCAGCGGCTGGTCCACATGGCTGAAGACAAAGTAAAATTTCGCAACACTGGACCAGTACACCCACTTACAAGACAGCCAGTTGCAGACCGCAAGCGTTTTGGTGGCATCAAGTTCGGTGAGATGGAGCGTGACTGCCTCATAGCTCATGGTGCATCTGCAAACCTGCATGAACGCCTTTTTACTCTCAGTGACTCCTCTGAAATGCATATCTGCCAGAAATGCAAAAATGTGGCCAATGTGATCCAACGGGCTGTGCCTGGTGGCCGCAAGATTAGGGGTCCCTATTGCCGGGTTTGTGAGTCTGTTGATGACCTTATTAAGGTTAGTGTACCTTATGGGGCGAAGTTGTTGTGCCAGGAGCTTTTCAGCATGGGCATAAGTTTGAAATTTGATACCAGGGTTTCTTGA